CAAATTGCCCTATTGTATATTGCTTCATTGTTTGTCACCTCCTGCTAATAATATAACACAAAAGTTATAGTTTAGCAAGCTGGTTCTATAATATTTTATAGTTTCATGTCAACAGCCCCTCGCCTCCCTATTTCATATCCAACCTTTGATAAATAAGCTGATTTCTAGCTTTAATAGTCAAAGGATGAATCAATGTTTTAGTATGTAGCAAATATTGCAAAATCTGTTCAAAGACAAAAAATAAACCCTTGTCCAAATTTGCTGCACAGATTTGACGCAATTCATCAACCCAAGGATAACTGCGTTCTGGTTCTAATAGATCAGCTAAAAAAACTATTTTATCCAACAAAGTCATGTCCTGATGGCCTGTTGTATGATAATAAATAGCTTGTAAGATTTCTTGATCTTTAATCTGTAAATCCCGTTTACATAAAAAAGCACCTACTGGACCATGCAAAAGATTAGGCTGATATTTCTCTACCTGACATGATAATAAATTATTTTCCCTAGCCAACTTTAATAATACCGAATCAGATAAATCTTTAGCATAATCATGCAATAAAGCCGCTAACCATACTTTTTTTTGATCTACAGCATAATTTTCCGCTAGGGACAAAGCTGTTTCCATAACAGCCAAAGAATGAGCAAATCTTTCTGAACTTAATTTTGCTTTAAGCATATTTATATAGGCTTGTTTCTCCATCCTTATTTTCCTTTATCATAAAATTTAATCCCGCGGTTTTGCCTGATTAACAATTAGTTGTCTACCGTGAAATTCCTTGCCATTTAATTTAGCAATCATTTTTTCTGCATCTGCAGCCACTACCTCCACAAAACCAAAGCCCCGCGAACGATTTGTTTCCTTTTCTTTAATAATCCGACTATCCACTACCTGACCATATTCACTAAAATAAGCTGTTAACTCTTCACTAGTTGTTGCCCATGGTAAATTTCCTACGTAAAGTGTAATCATCTTTCCCTTCCTTCTGATTGCTTAATTTGATTTTATTATGTGTTAAACTTATTTGATTATACCCAAGGACTATATAAATTATTTTTGTAAATAAAACTTTCTACTTCAGCAGGTAAAAGATATTTTATTGTCTTTCCTTTTTTTATTTTATGACGAATATCAGTAGAGGAAATAGCCATCGCCGGTACTTCCAAAGGAATAATTTTTTCTAGATGAGCTGGAGATAATTTTTTTAATAATTTTTTCTTTAGGGCTCCTAAATCATAACCTGGTCGGGTAGCCGCTATAAATGTACAACAATCAAAAAGGCCCTCGACATTTTTCCACGTAACGATCTCCAATATAGCATCAGCACCAGTAATAAAATAAAGGGCACTCTCAGGAGCCATTCTGCTGTGAAAATATTTTACTGTTTCTATAGCATAAGATTCCCCAGAACGATCCAATTCAAAACGTGAAACTTCGAAATAGGGATTTTCGGAAGTAGCCAAAACAGTCATTAAATAACGTGCTTCTTTATTACTGATCTTTAAACCTTTTTTATGAGGCGGTTGTCCAGAAGGCACAAAGATAACCTTTTCCAAATTAAATTCGGAACGTGCGGTTTCCGCGGTAACCAAATGCCCTTGATGGATGGGATCAAAAGTCCCCCCCATTAGACCAATCCGCCGCAT
This genomic stretch from Clostridia bacterium harbors:
- a CDS encoding HD domain-containing protein, whose translation is MLKAKLSSERFAHSLAVMETALSLAENYAVDQKKVWLAALLHDYAKDLSDSVLLKLARENNLLSCQVEKYQPNLLHGPVGAFLCKRDLQIKDQEILQAIYYHTTGHQDMTLLDKIVFLADLLEPERSYPWVDELRQICAANLDKGLFFVFEQILQYLLHTKTLIHPLTIKARNQLIYQRLDMK
- a CDS encoding RNA-binding protein, which gives rise to MITLYVGNLPWATTSEELTAYFSEYGQVVDSRIIKEKETNRSRGFGFVEVVAADAEKMIAKLNGKEFHGRQLIVNQAKPRD
- a CDS encoding nicotinate-nucleotide adenylyltransferase codes for the protein MRRIGLMGGTFDPIHQGHLVTAETARSEFNLEKVIFVPSGQPPHKKGLKISNKEARYLMTVLATSENPYFEVSRFELDRSGESYAIETVKYFHSRMAPESALYFITGADAILEIVTWKNVEGLFDCCTFIAATRPGYDLGALKKKLLKKLSPAHLEKIIPLEVPAMAISSTDIRHKIKKGKTIKYLLPAEVESFIYKNNLYSPWV